Proteins encoded together in one Onychomys torridus chromosome 1, mOncTor1.1, whole genome shotgun sequence window:
- the Cdipt gene encoding CDP-diacylglycerol--inositol 3-phosphatidyltransferase isoform X2 — protein sequence MPEENIFLFVPNLIGYARIVFAIISFYFMPCCPFTASSFYLLSGLLDAFDGHAARALNQGTRFGAMLDMLTDRCSTMCLLVNLALLYPRATLLFQLSMSLDVASHWLHLHSSVVRGSESHKMIDLSGNPVLRIYYTSRGHGLHLRQPCVVCSPPCSPCVLETNSSTASCTCSISPRDH from the exons ATGCCAGAGGAAAATATCTTCCTGTTCGTGCCCAACCTTATCG GTTACGCCCGGATTGTCTTCGCCATCATTTCCTTCTACTTCATGCCCTGCTGTCCCTTCACGGCCTCCTCCTTCTATCTACTCAGTGGACTTCTAGACGCCTTTGATGGACACGCAGCTCGAGCCCTTAATCAAG GCACGAGGTTTGGGGCCATGCTCGATATGCTGACAGACCGCTGTTCCACCATGTGTCTCTTGGTCAACCTGGCCCTGCTGTACCCTAGAGCCACCCTGCTCTTCCAGCTCAGCATGAGCCTGGACGTGGCCAGTCACTGGCTGCATCTGCACAG TTCCGTGGTAAGGGGCAGTGAGAGCCACAAGATGATTGACCTCTCTGGGAACCCCGTGCTTCGGATCTACTATACTTCCAGG GGACATGGCCTCCATCTTAGGCAACCTTGTGTTGTGTGCAGCCCGCCCTGTTCACCCTGTGTGCTGGAAACGAACTCTTCTACTGCCTCCTGTACCTGTTCAATTTCTCCGAGGGACCACTAG
- the LOC118572658 gene encoding putative protein T-ENOL, which translates to MASTSARNGEKKDSWPSQAAASLGGGQKVSLSRSEEFLTRISAELTDEALFIARSHVNSVPIKEKQMKDQGTQISRHVFFTKTRGTDTRSDRNRTRTKAHLLPSPREKGVLPNSLTTGG; encoded by the exons ATGGCATCCACATCTGCCAGGAATGGGGAGAAAAAGGACAGCTGGCCATCTCAAGCTGCAGCCTCCTTAGGTGGAGGGCAG AAAGTCTCATTATCCCGTTCAGAAGAATTCCTGACCCGTATCAGCGCAGAACTTACAGATGAAGCCCTGTTTATTGCTCGCTCCCACGTGAACTCTGTGCCCATCaaggaaaagcaaatgaaagaccaaGGGACTCAGATATCTAGACATG TGTTCTTCACCAAGACCCGTGGCACAGACACCCG CTCTGACAGAAATCGCACCCGCACCAAGGCACACCTCCTGCCATCTCCTCGTGAAAAG GGAGTGCTCCCCAACAGCCTGACGACTGGAGGATGA
- the Cdipt gene encoding CDP-diacylglycerol--inositol 3-phosphatidyltransferase isoform X1, translating into MPEENIFLFVPNLIGYARIVFAIISFYFMPCCPFTASSFYLLSGLLDAFDGHAARALNQGTRFGAMLDMLTDRCSTMCLLVNLALLYPRATLLFQLSMSLDVASHWLHLHSSVVRGSESHKMIDLSGNPVLRIYYTSRPALFTLCAGNELFYCLLYLFNFSEGPLVGSVGLFRMGLWITAPIALLKSIISVIHLITAARNMAALDAADRAKKK; encoded by the exons ATGCCAGAGGAAAATATCTTCCTGTTCGTGCCCAACCTTATCG GTTACGCCCGGATTGTCTTCGCCATCATTTCCTTCTACTTCATGCCCTGCTGTCCCTTCACGGCCTCCTCCTTCTATCTACTCAGTGGACTTCTAGACGCCTTTGATGGACACGCAGCTCGAGCCCTTAATCAAG GCACGAGGTTTGGGGCCATGCTCGATATGCTGACAGACCGCTGTTCCACCATGTGTCTCTTGGTCAACCTGGCCCTGCTGTACCCTAGAGCCACCCTGCTCTTCCAGCTCAGCATGAGCCTGGACGTGGCCAGTCACTGGCTGCATCTGCACAG TTCCGTGGTAAGGGGCAGTGAGAGCCACAAGATGATTGACCTCTCTGGGAACCCCGTGCTTCGGATCTACTATACTTCCAGG CCCGCCCTGTTCACCCTGTGTGCTGGAAACGAACTCTTCTACTGCCTCCTGTACCTGTTCAATTTCTCCGAGGGACCACTAG TTGGCTCTGTGGGGCTCTTCCGAATGGGCCTCTGGATCACAGCTCCCATCGCCCTGCTCAAGTCCATCATTAGCGTCATCCACCTCATCACAGCTGCGAGAAACATGGCTGCTCTGGATGCGGCAGACCGTGCCAAGAAGAAATGA